Proteins encoded in a region of the Salipiger sp. CCB-MM3 genome:
- a CDS encoding lysophospholipid acyltransferase family protein: MAYALQWTRSLIFIGQAYFAMAVIGLLLFPWALFSSRGARVACVSWCRWVRWTAAWMVGLKSEVRGPIPQGELIIAAKHQSFFDIILLFGAVPAGKFVMKRELLFTPVLGQYATRIGCVPVNRGKRGAAISKMVADVKKSAEEHPGQLIIYPQGTRVPPGVKLPYKVGTAILYGQSGEACVPVATNVGVFWPKRGIYRKPGTAVVEFLPVIEPGMPNKAFLAKLEAEVEAASDRLLKEAGFAQD; the protein is encoded by the coding sequence ATGGCCTACGCGCTGCAATGGACCCGCTCGCTGATATTCATCGGGCAAGCCTATTTCGCCATGGCGGTGATCGGTCTGCTGCTCTTTCCATGGGCGCTGTTTTCAAGCCGCGGTGCGCGCGTCGCCTGCGTCAGCTGGTGCCGCTGGGTGCGCTGGACGGCGGCGTGGATGGTTGGCCTCAAGAGCGAGGTTCGCGGCCCGATCCCGCAGGGCGAGCTGATCATCGCCGCCAAGCACCAGAGCTTTTTCGACATCATCTTGCTGTTCGGCGCGGTGCCCGCGGGCAAATTCGTGATGAAGCGCGAGCTTCTGTTCACCCCGGTCCTTGGCCAATATGCCACCCGCATCGGCTGCGTGCCGGTCAACCGCGGCAAGCGCGGGGCGGCGATCTCGAAGATGGTTGCGGATGTGAAGAAAAGCGCCGAAGAGCACCCCGGACAGCTGATCATCTACCCGCAGGGCACCCGCGTGCCGCCCGGCGTGAAGCTGCCTTACAAGGTGGGCACCGCGATCCTTTATGGCCAAAGCGGCGAGGCCTGCGTGCCGGTGGCGACCAATGTCGGTGTGTTCTGGCCCAAGCGCGGCATCTACCGCAAGCCCGGCACGGCGGTGGTGGAGTTTCTGCCGGTGATCGAGCCCGGGATGCCGAACAAGGCGTTTCTTGCCAAGCTCGAAGCCGAGGTCGAGGCGGCCTCCGACCGTTTGCTGAAGGAGGCGGGATTTGCGCAGGATTGA
- a CDS encoding cell division protein FtsX — translation MRDSLGALTHGDKGADRVVPPTGFTARLTLFAAAAMAFLAVFALALSLAAGRLADSWGEELARASTVRISAPAGQQAQQTEAALRLLAQTPGVASARALTEEEQQALLEPWFGPDLPLADLPVPQLIEVIEDAEGYEPAGLRLRLQAEVPGAVLDDHTRWRRPLVAAAGRLRLLGAVSILLIAGAVAAMVTLAANAALAANAQVITVLRLVGATDAYIARAFVRRFTLRALGGAAVGAALGTGALLLMPASDETAGFLTGLSFVGWHWVFPLLVPVLTAAVAFAATAIAARRVLGDLS, via the coding sequence GTGCGGGATTCCCTCGGGGCGCTGACCCACGGCGACAAAGGCGCGGACCGGGTCGTGCCGCCGACCGGCTTCACCGCGCGGCTGACGCTGTTCGCCGCCGCCGCCATGGCGTTTCTGGCGGTCTTTGCGCTGGCGCTCTCGCTGGCGGCGGGGCGGCTCGCCGACAGCTGGGGCGAGGAACTGGCGCGCGCCTCCACCGTACGCATCTCGGCCCCGGCGGGGCAACAGGCGCAGCAGACCGAGGCGGCGCTGCGGCTGCTGGCGCAGACGCCGGGCGTGGCCTCGGCGCGGGCGCTGACCGAAGAGGAGCAGCAGGCGCTGCTCGAGCCGTGGTTTGGGCCCGATCTGCCGCTGGCCGATCTGCCGGTGCCGCAGTTGATCGAGGTGATCGAGGACGCCGAGGGGTACGAGCCCGCCGGTCTGCGCCTGCGCCTGCAGGCCGAAGTGCCCGGCGCGGTTCTGGATGACCACACCCGCTGGCGCCGCCCGCTGGTGGCGGCTGCGGGGCGGCTGCGGCTGCTGGGCGCGGTGTCGATCCTGCTGATCGCGGGCGCGGTGGCGGCGATGGTGACGCTGGCGGCCAATGCCGCGCTGGCCGCCAATGCGCAGGTGATCACCGTGCTGCGTCTGGTCGGCGCCACCGATGCCTATATCGCGCGCGCTTTCGTGCGCCGCTTCACCCTGCGGGCGCTTGGCGGCGCGGCGGTGGGCGCGGCGCTCGGCACCGGCGCGCTGCTGCTGATGCCTGCGAGCGATGAGACCGCGGGCTTTCTGACCGGCCTGTCCTTCGTTGGCTGGCACTGGGTGTTCCCGCTCTTGGTGCCCGTGCTGACGGCGGCAGTGGCCTTTGCCGCGACGGCGATCGCCGCGCGCCGGGTGCTTGGAGATTTGAGTTGA
- a CDS encoding cell division ATP-binding protein FtsE, which produces MIELDNVAYSYGGGELLSGLTLQLAPGSFHFLTGPSGAGKTTLLKLCYGALVPTSGHARLFGEDVRRMDRDAIAMSRRRIGVVHQDCQFLDHLSVAENVALPLTVAGEGGPDLTQNLVELMTWVGLKSRAEALPPELSGGERQRAALARAVIMSPEVILADEPTGNVDWEMSQRLLRLLVELNRMGKTILIATHDLGLIRSAKSQVQARVLRISNRRLQAAGADL; this is translated from the coding sequence GTGATCGAACTGGACAATGTGGCCTACAGCTACGGCGGGGGCGAGCTGCTGAGCGGGCTCACGCTGCAGCTGGCACCCGGGTCGTTCCACTTTCTGACAGGGCCGTCGGGCGCCGGCAAGACCACGCTGCTGAAGCTCTGCTACGGCGCGCTTGTGCCCACCTCCGGCCATGCGCGGCTGTTTGGCGAGGACGTGCGGCGCATGGACCGCGACGCCATCGCGATGAGCCGCCGCCGCATCGGCGTGGTGCATCAGGACTGCCAGTTTCTCGACCATCTGTCGGTGGCGGAGAATGTCGCGCTGCCGCTGACCGTGGCGGGCGAGGGTGGCCCGGATCTGACGCAGAACCTCGTGGAACTGATGACATGGGTCGGGCTGAAGAGCCGCGCCGAGGCGCTGCCGCCGGAACTGTCGGGCGGTGAGCGGCAGCGTGCCGCGCTGGCGCGCGCAGTGATCATGTCGCCCGAAGTGATCCTTGCCGACGAGCCCACCGGCAACGTCGACTGGGAAATGTCGCAGCGTTTGCTGCGGCTGCTGGTGGAGCTGAACCGGATGGGCAAGACCATTCTCATCGCCACGCACGATCTTGGCCTGATCCGCTCGGCCAAGAGCCAGGTGCAGGCGCGGGTGCTGCGCATCTCGAACCGGCGGCTGCAGGCCGCGGGGGCCGATCTGTGA
- a CDS encoding zinc-ribbon domain-containing protein: protein MRLICPNCGAQYEVPVDVIPTGGRDVQCSDCGHTWFQLHPDDAPDDPGSDLGDDLSGDPVAEKASADETQSAPAGYDDALDDSAEPADLGEAPDEEPEHAAEDDTAEVDHSEIDHAGINEFAAELRAALAARDGYDVEDRPAPQLEARAAEPVLDPPLPPEEVPVPRRPSRAARGLDPSVAEVLRQEAAREARRRTDADPLESQPELGLGAPEEDEAARRARDARTHMARIRGDAPLSGAEDIDPDLDPGTEEESAAETAHDPFAPEPEHPALGNSRRELLPDIEEVNQTLRVSTEPRRMETAQGRALDAEEEEQQGSNFARGFGLMLILAVLAVLIYALAPVITGAVPALAPLIDPYVAAVDGLRLWLGGQLAALIG from the coding sequence ATGCGGCTGATTTGCCCCAATTGCGGCGCGCAATACGAGGTGCCGGTCGACGTGATCCCAACCGGCGGTCGCGACGTGCAATGCTCCGACTGCGGCCACACTTGGTTTCAGCTTCACCCCGACGATGCGCCCGATGATCCGGGTAGTGATCTGGGCGATGATCTTTCCGGTGATCCGGTCGCCGAGAAGGCGTCGGCGGACGAGACGCAGAGCGCCCCGGCGGGTTATGACGATGCTCTGGACGACAGCGCCGAGCCAGCGGACTTGGGCGAAGCGCCCGACGAAGAGCCCGAGCACGCGGCGGAGGACGACACAGCGGAAGTCGACCATTCCGAGATCGACCACGCCGGGATCAACGAATTTGCCGCCGAACTGCGCGCCGCGCTCGCCGCGCGAGATGGCTATGACGTTGAAGACCGCCCCGCGCCGCAGCTAGAGGCACGCGCCGCAGAGCCGGTGCTCGACCCGCCGCTGCCCCCCGAAGAAGTTCCCGTGCCGCGCCGGCCGTCGCGCGCTGCCCGCGGCCTCGATCCGTCGGTGGCCGAGGTGCTGCGTCAGGAAGCCGCCCGCGAAGCGCGCCGCCGCACCGACGCCGATCCGCTGGAAAGCCAGCCCGAGCTTGGCCTCGGCGCGCCCGAGGAGGATGAGGCCGCCCGCCGCGCCCGCGACGCGCGCACCCATATGGCCCGCATCCGCGGCGACGCGCCGCTGAGCGGCGCAGAGGACATCGACCCCGACCTCGACCCGGGCACCGAGGAGGAGTCTGCCGCCGAGACGGCCCACGACCCCTTCGCCCCCGAACCTGAACATCCCGCGCTCGGCAACTCACGGCGTGAGTTGCTGCCGGACATCGAAGAGGTCAACCAGACCCTGCGCGTCTCCACCGAGCCGCGCCGAATGGAAACCGCACAGGGCCGCGCGCTCGACGCCGAGGAGGAAGAGCAACAGGGCAGCAACTTTGCCCGCGGCTTCGGTCTGATGCTGATCCTCGCGGTGCTGGCGGTGCTGATCTATGCGCTCGCGCCAGTGATCACCGGCGCCGTCCCGGCGCTCGCCCCGCTGATCGACCCATATGTCGCGGCGGTGGACGGCCTGCGGCTCTGGCTCGGCGGGCAGCTTGCCGCGCTGATCGGCTGA
- a CDS encoding ABC transporter permease, with protein sequence MIVFALYIAIFVVSWLLVKLLVHRALNDFTARKTVTFGDESAVRPSRIASVISILTIFLLWGAFTGSTWVPKFLHAPGPFVGDATFTYTAEAEGVAPDDATVTVRVFPVGEESEDPEVDPGTGWAKDDAASVGAWRSGLVRVDRNDEYGRDEGHTIVAVNGTPIAPGGEVMTEFGRVGMSPKGTLNFEPAKGWQMEPIWLPAPEAVLSRLVEIARDGYRDSTLWEHLGWSLFRVIAGFFFGALIGIPLGYAMGLSDWFRGWFDPIVEFMRPVPPLALIPLVIIWAGIGEAGKIILLFLAALWIMAIAARSGVSGVKISKVHAAYSLGASKVQILRHVIIPNSLPDIFTGARVAMGVCWGTVVAAELVAAEKGAGMMIMVASKFQLTDIVIMGIILIGVIGFGIDMLMRLAERKLVPWKGRG encoded by the coding sequence ATGATCGTCTTTGCCCTCTATATCGCCATCTTCGTGGTCAGCTGGCTGTTGGTGAAACTGCTGGTGCACCGCGCGCTCAACGATTTCACCGCCCGCAAGACCGTGACCTTCGGCGACGAGAGCGCCGTGCGCCCGAGCCGCATTGCCAGCGTGATCTCGATCCTGACCATCTTCCTGCTCTGGGGGGCGTTCACCGGCTCGACTTGGGTGCCGAAGTTCCTGCATGCGCCGGGGCCGTTCGTGGGCGATGCCACGTTCACCTACACCGCCGAAGCCGAGGGGGTGGCGCCCGATGACGCCACCGTCACCGTGCGCGTCTTCCCGGTGGGCGAGGAGAGCGAAGACCCCGAGGTCGACCCCGGCACCGGCTGGGCCAAGGATGACGCGGCAAGCGTCGGCGCGTGGCGCTCGGGGCTGGTGCGGGTGGACCGCAACGACGAGTACGGACGCGACGAGGGCCACACCATCGTGGCGGTCAACGGCACGCCCATTGCGCCGGGCGGAGAGGTCATGACCGAGTTCGGCCGTGTCGGCATGTCGCCCAAGGGCACGCTGAACTTTGAGCCCGCCAAGGGCTGGCAGATGGAGCCGATCTGGCTGCCCGCGCCCGAGGCGGTGCTGTCTAGGCTGGTCGAGATCGCCCGCGACGGCTACCGCGACAGCACGCTCTGGGAGCACCTTGGCTGGTCGCTGTTCCGGGTGATCGCGGGCTTCTTCTTTGGCGCGCTGATCGGCATTCCGCTGGGCTATGCCATGGGCCTCTCGGACTGGTTCCGCGGCTGGTTCGATCCGATTGTCGAGTTCATGCGGCCGGTGCCGCCCTTGGCGCTGATCCCGCTGGTGATCATCTGGGCCGGCATCGGCGAGGCGGGCAAGATCATCCTGCTGTTCCTCGCGGCGCTCTGGATCATGGCGATCGCGGCGCGCTCGGGGGTGTCGGGGGTGAAGATCTCGAAGGTCCACGCGGCCTATTCGCTGGGCGCCAGCAAGGTGCAGATCCTGCGCCATGTGATTATCCCCAACTCGCTGCCCGATATCTTCACCGGCGCGCGGGTCGCCATGGGCGTCTGCTGGGGCACCGTGGTGGCCGCGGAACTGGTGGCTGCAGAAAAAGGCGCGGGGATGATGATCATGGTCGCGTCGAAGTTCCAGCTGACCGACATCGTGATCATGGGGATCATCCTGATCGGGGTGATCGGCTTTGGCATCGACATGCTGATGCGGCTGGCCGAGCGCAAGCTGGTGCCGTGGAAGGGCCGCGGCTGA
- a CDS encoding ATP-binding cassette domain-containing protein, with the protein MSGLSIQNLSMRFDLPNGSSVQALKDVSLDLAQGELLSVLGPSGCGKTTLLNIVAGFLAPTEGKIVLNGHDVRGPAAERGMVFQQGALFEWMNVRDNVSFGPRMAGQRERDYGANVDHLLDVVGLRDFKEKAVYELSGGMQQRVALARCLANDPDVILMDEPLGALDALTREKMQSLVLKLWKETGKTIILITHSVEEALLLGERLLVMAPRPGRIHREYRLPFAELGAGQDLRGVKKHPEFATTREEILGMIWNMEEEIMGRSEAGAAS; encoded by the coding sequence ATGAGCGGATTATCCATCCAGAACCTGTCGATGCGCTTCGACCTGCCCAATGGCAGTTCGGTGCAAGCGCTGAAGGACGTGTCGCTGGACCTCGCGCAGGGCGAGTTGCTGTCGGTGCTGGGGCCCTCGGGTTGCGGCAAGACCACGCTGCTCAACATCGTCGCGGGCTTTCTTGCGCCGACTGAGGGGAAGATCGTGCTCAATGGTCACGACGTGCGCGGTCCCGCCGCCGAGCGCGGCATGGTGTTCCAGCAGGGCGCGCTTTTCGAATGGATGAACGTGCGCGACAACGTCAGCTTTGGCCCGCGCATGGCTGGGCAGCGCGAGCGGGATTACGGCGCCAACGTCGATCACCTGCTCGATGTGGTGGGCCTGCGCGACTTCAAGGAAAAGGCGGTCTACGAGCTTTCGGGCGGCATGCAGCAGCGCGTGGCGCTGGCCCGTTGCCTTGCCAATGATCCCGACGTGATCTTGATGGACGAGCCCCTGGGGGCGCTTGACGCGCTCACCCGCGAGAAGATGCAGAGCCTCGTGCTGAAGCTCTGGAAAGAGACCGGCAAGACGATCATCCTGATCACCCACTCGGTCGAAGAGGCGCTGCTGCTGGGCGAGCGCCTGCTGGTCATGGCGCCGCGTCCGGGCCGCATCCACCGCGAATACCGTCTGCCCTTTGCCGAGCTTGGCGCTGGGCAGGACCTGCGCGGGGTCAAGAAACACCCCGAGTTCGCCACCACGCGCGAAGAGATTCTGGGAATGATCTGGAACATGGAAGAAGAGATCATGGGCCGCAGCGAAGCGGGGGCCGCGTCATGA
- a CDS encoding taurine ABC transporter substrate-binding protein, with the protein MTIKKSLLGAAGAAALLAGAASAETITVGYFLEWPMPFEYAKAMGTYEEEMGVDINWVSFDTGTAMSAAMASGDVQLSVSQGVPPFVVAVSAGQDLQALDVAVSYADNDNCVVRSDLEIDKDSADELEGKKVAVPLGTAAHYGFLKQMDHFGVPLDSLEIVDMAPPDGAAAIAQGSVDMACGWGGSLRRMLEHGNVLLTGAEKEDLGILVFDVTSGPASWVAENSDLVSSFLKVTAEANAMWADEANHAEMLPVIAKDAGMDEDATAETLATFVFPDAETQLSDKWLGGAAAEFMKGVADVFVEAGSIDASLDSYAEHVNTGPLSSAGSM; encoded by the coding sequence ATGACGATCAAGAAAAGTCTGCTTGGGGCGGCCGGGGCCGCGGCGCTGCTGGCTGGCGCTGCCAGCGCCGAGACCATCACCGTGGGCTATTTCCTCGAATGGCCGATGCCTTTCGAATACGCCAAGGCGATGGGCACCTACGAAGAGGAAATGGGTGTCGACATCAACTGGGTGAGCTTCGACACCGGCACCGCGATGTCCGCCGCCATGGCCTCGGGCGACGTGCAATTGTCGGTCAGCCAAGGCGTGCCGCCCTTCGTGGTCGCCGTCTCGGCGGGGCAGGACCTGCAGGCGCTCGACGTCGCGGTGAGCTATGCCGACAACGACAATTGCGTGGTGCGTTCCGATCTGGAGATCGACAAGGACAGCGCCGACGAGCTTGAAGGCAAGAAAGTCGCCGTGCCGCTGGGCACCGCCGCGCACTATGGCTTCCTCAAGCAGATGGACCACTTCGGCGTGCCGCTCGACAGCCTCGAGATCGTCGACATGGCGCCGCCGGATGGCGCGGCGGCCATCGCGCAGGGCTCGGTCGATATGGCCTGCGGCTGGGGCGGCTCGCTGCGCCGGATGCTCGAGCACGGCAACGTGCTGCTGACCGGGGCTGAGAAAGAAGACCTCGGCATCCTTGTGTTCGACGTGACCTCGGGCCCGGCGTCTTGGGTGGCCGAGAACTCTGATCTCGTGTCCTCTTTCCTGAAGGTGACCGCCGAGGCGAACGCCATGTGGGCCGATGAGGCCAACCACGCGGAGATGCTGCCGGTGATCGCCAAGGACGCGGGCATGGACGAGGACGCCACCGCCGAGACGCTGGCCACCTTCGTCTTCCCCGACGCCGAGACCCAGCTTTCCGACAAGTGGCTTGGCGGCGCCGCTGCCGAGTTCATGAAGGGTGTGGCGGATGTCTTCGTCGAGGCGGGCTCGATCGACGCCTCGCTCGACAGCTACGCCGAGCATGTGAACACCGGCCCGCTGTCCTCGGCGGGCTCGATGTAA
- a CDS encoding aminotransferase family protein, whose amino-acid sequence MDGTLTQNDLSHVVEADKAHVWHHLMQHKQFETSDPKIIVEGKGMRVWDQTGREQLDAVSGAVWTVNVGYGRKSIVDAISEQLMKLNYYAGAAGSIPGALFAERLIEKMPGMSRVYYTNSGSEANEKAFKMVRQIAHKRYGGKKHKILYRERDYHGTTIGALSAGGQFERNAQYGPFAPGFVSVPHCLEYRAGDQGWGDLSGEAYGQRAADAIEEVILREGPDTVGALCLEPVTAGGGVIVPPAGYWQRVQEICRKYDVLLHIDEVVCGVGRTGTWFGYQHYGVEPDFVTMAKGVASGYAAIACCVTSERVFDLFKDDATDPMNYFRDISTFGGCTAGPAAALENMRIIEDENLLENTTNMGEYMLGQLEALKDKHAVVGEARGKGLFLGAELVTDRGTREPMDEKRTAAVVAEVGKRGVIIGMTNRSIPGYNNTLCFAPALIATKDDIDQIVEAVDGALGTVFG is encoded by the coding sequence ATGGATGGCACCCTCACCCAGAACGACCTGAGCCACGTGGTCGAGGCCGACAAGGCCCACGTCTGGCACCACCTGATGCAGCACAAGCAGTTCGAGACCAGCGACCCCAAGATCATCGTCGAGGGCAAGGGCATGCGCGTCTGGGACCAGACCGGACGCGAGCAACTGGATGCGGTCTCGGGCGCTGTCTGGACGGTGAACGTGGGCTATGGCCGCAAGAGCATCGTCGATGCGATCTCCGAGCAGCTGATGAAGCTGAACTACTACGCCGGTGCCGCGGGCTCGATCCCCGGCGCGTTGTTTGCCGAGCGCCTGATCGAGAAGATGCCGGGCATGAGCCGCGTCTACTACACCAACTCGGGGTCTGAGGCGAACGAGAAGGCCTTCAAGATGGTCCGCCAGATCGCGCACAAGCGCTACGGCGGCAAGAAGCACAAAATCCTCTACCGCGAGCGCGACTACCACGGCACCACCATCGGCGCGCTCTCGGCAGGCGGCCAGTTCGAGCGCAACGCGCAATACGGCCCCTTTGCCCCCGGCTTCGTGTCGGTGCCGCATTGCCTTGAGTACCGCGCTGGCGATCAGGGCTGGGGCGATCTGTCGGGCGAGGCCTACGGCCAGCGCGCCGCCGACGCCATCGAAGAGGTGATCCTGCGCGAAGGCCCCGACACCGTGGGCGCGCTCTGCCTCGAGCCGGTGACCGCGGGCGGCGGCGTGATCGTTCCCCCGGCGGGCTACTGGCAGCGCGTTCAGGAGATCTGCCGCAAGTATGACGTGCTGCTGCACATCGACGAGGTGGTCTGCGGCGTGGGCCGCACCGGCACATGGTTCGGCTACCAGCATTACGGCGTCGAGCCCGATTTCGTGACCATGGCCAAAGGCGTCGCCTCGGGCTATGCCGCCATCGCCTGTTGCGTCACCTCCGAGCGCGTCTTCGACCTCTTTAAGGACGATGCCACGGACCCGATGAACTACTTCCGCGACATCTCGACCTTCGGCGGCTGCACCGCTGGCCCGGCTGCGGCGCTCGAGAACATGCGCATCATCGAAGACGAGAACCTGCTCGAGAACACCACCAACATGGGTGAGTATATGCTCGGCCAGCTCGAGGCGCTGAAGGACAAGCACGCCGTCGTTGGCGAGGCGCGCGGCAAGGGCCTCTTCCTTGGCGCAGAACTGGTGACCGACCGCGGCACCCGCGAGCCGATGGACGAGAAGCGCACCGCCGCCGTCGTGGCAGAGGTGGGCAAGCGCGGCGTCATCATCGGCATGACCAACCGCTCGATCCCCGGCTACAACAACACGCTGTGCTTCGCCCCGGCGCTGATCGCCACCAAGGACGACATCGACCAGATCGTCGAGGCCGTGGACGGCGCGCTCGGAACGGTCTTCGGCTGA
- a CDS encoding GNAT family N-acetyltransferase: MTDHRINEHGQPIGLPAEGSFPRPFPPHKPMQGRTVRLEPTQPAHAAALYEALSKDESGRSWTYLPGSPLTSLEDAQKWVEACAASRDPQFYTLCDADGTPVGIASYLRIDPNNGVIEVGHIHFSPALQRSAAATEAMYLMMRNAFDELGYRRYEWKCDALNAPSRRAAERLGFTYEGTFRQSVVTKGRNRDTAWFSILDSEWPKLKARFEAWLSPANFGADGQQITRLNDI, translated from the coding sequence ATGACCGACCATCGCATAAATGAACACGGGCAGCCCATTGGGTTGCCCGCCGAGGGTTCTTTTCCCCGCCCCTTCCCTCCGCACAAGCCGATGCAGGGCCGCACCGTCCGCCTCGAGCCCACCCAGCCCGCGCATGCCGCCGCGCTTTATGAGGCGCTCAGCAAGGACGAGAGCGGTCGCAGTTGGACCTACCTGCCTGGCAGCCCGCTAACCTCACTGGAGGATGCACAAAAATGGGTCGAAGCCTGCGCCGCCAGTCGCGATCCGCAGTTCTACACGCTTTGCGATGCCGATGGCACGCCGGTGGGAATCGCCTCCTACCTGCGGATTGACCCGAACAATGGCGTCATCGAAGTGGGTCATATCCACTTCAGCCCCGCCCTGCAGCGCAGCGCCGCAGCCACCGAAGCCATGTATCTGATGATGCGTAACGCCTTCGACGAGCTGGGTTATCGCCGCTACGAATGGAAATGCGACGCGCTCAACGCCCCGTCGCGCAGGGCCGCCGAGCGGCTAGGGTTCACCTATGAGGGCACCTTCCGGCAATCGGTGGTGACCAAGGGGCGGAACCGCGACACCGCGTGGTTCTCGATCCTCGACAGCGAATGGCCCAAGCTGAAGGCCCGGTTCGAGGCATGGCTCTCGCCCGCGAACTTCGGGGCGGACGGGCAGCAGATCACCCGCCTTAACGACATCTAA
- a CDS encoding HU family DNA-binding protein: MAKPMTKTQLVAALAEEMGADKKTASTALEAITGIITKEVADGGAVTLPGVGKIYCRERPERMVRNPATGEQFKKEADKVVKMTIAKALKDSVNG; encoded by the coding sequence ATGGCGAAGCCGATGACCAAAACCCAACTCGTGGCCGCACTGGCAGAAGAGATGGGCGCAGACAAGAAGACCGCGTCGACCGCTCTGGAAGCGATCACCGGCATCATCACCAAGGAAGTTGCAGACGGCGGTGCCGTGACCCTTCCGGGCGTGGGCAAAATCTACTGCCGTGAGCGTCCCGAGCGCATGGTGCGCAACCCCGCCACCGGCGAGCAGTTCAAGAAAGAAGCCGACAAAGTGGTCAAGATGACCATCGCGAAGGCGCTGAAGGACAGCGTCAACGGCTGA
- a CDS encoding AMP nucleosidase, producing MQDMQAKLQIVSPEALGPELFDNAEAAVERLCALYAQAAEFLKERFLSSMSEGHPGVRYRAFYPEVRITTTSFAKIDSRLSFGHVSQPGTHATSITRPDLFRHYLKQQIGLLLENHGVPVQIGLSETPMPVHFAVANYPELTVPQEGAGSFILRDVFDVPDLTTTNDDIVNGVARPAADGAEPLAPFTAQRVDYSLARLAHYTATDPAHFQNHVLFTNYQFYVSEFEAYARAQLADPESGYTSFVSTGNVEITDAETEIPLTAKMPQMPTYHLKRKDGSGITLVNIGVGPSNAKTATDHIAVLRPHAWLMVGHCAGLRNSQSLGDFVLAHAYLREDKVLDDDLPVWVPIPALAEIQVALEDAVEEETQLSGYDLKRVMRTGTVASVDNRNWELRDQRGPVQRLSQSRAVALDMESATIAANGFRFRVPYGTLLCVSDKPLHGELKLPGMASDFYKTQVARHLMIGIRAMEHLRSMPLERIHSRKLRSFDETAFL from the coding sequence ATGCAGGACATGCAGGCGAAATTGCAGATCGTTTCCCCCGAGGCCCTGGGCCCCGAGCTTTTCGACAATGCCGAGGCGGCGGTCGAGCGGCTTTGTGCGCTCTATGCGCAGGCCGCGGAGTTCCTCAAGGAGCGGTTCCTGTCGTCGATGTCCGAGGGCCATCCCGGCGTGCGCTATCGGGCGTTCTATCCCGAGGTGCGGATCACCACGACGAGCTTTGCCAAAATCGACAGCCGCCTCAGCTTTGGTCACGTCTCGCAGCCCGGCACCCATGCCACGTCGATCACCCGGCCCGACCTGTTTCGGCATTACCTGAAACAGCAGATCGGCCTGCTGCTCGAGAACCACGGCGTGCCGGTACAGATCGGCCTTTCGGAGACGCCGATGCCGGTGCATTTCGCGGTCGCCAATTATCCCGAACTGACGGTGCCGCAGGAAGGCGCGGGCAGCTTCATCCTGCGCGATGTCTTCGACGTGCCGGATCTGACCACCACCAATGACGACATCGTCAACGGCGTGGCGCGCCCGGCTGCTGATGGGGCGGAGCCGCTGGCGCCGTTCACCGCGCAGCGGGTGGATTACTCGCTGGCGCGGCTGGCGCATTACACCGCCACCGATCCGGCGCATTTCCAGAACCACGTGCTGTTCACCAACTACCAGTTCTACGTCAGCGAGTTCGAAGCCTACGCGCGGGCGCAACTGGCGGACCCCGAGAGTGGCTATACCTCTTTCGTGTCGACCGGGAATGTCGAGATCACCGATGCCGAGACAGAGATCCCGCTGACCGCGAAGATGCCGCAGATGCCGACCTACCACCTCAAGCGCAAGGACGGCTCGGGGATCACGCTGGTCAACATCGGGGTGGGGCCGTCGAACGCCAAGACCGCGACCGACCATATCGCGGTGCTGCGCCCACATGCGTGGCTGATGGTCGGGCATTGCGCGGGGCTGCGCAACTCGCAGAGCCTTGGAGACTTCGTGCTGGCCCACGCCTATCTGCGCGAGGACAAGGTGCTCGACGACGATCTGCCGGTCTGGGTGCCGATCCCGGCGCTGGCCGAGATTCAGGTGGCGCTTGAGGATGCGGTCGAGGAAGAGACGCAGCTTTCCGGCTATGACCTCAAGCGGGTGATGCGCACCGGCACCGTCGCCTCGGTGGACAACCGCAACTGGGAACTGCGCGACCAGCGCGGCCCGGTGCAGCGGCTCAGCCAGAGCCGGGCTGTCGCGCTCGACATGGAGAGCGCCACCATCGCGGCCAATGGGTTCCGCTTCCGCGTGCCCTACGGCACCTTGCTGTGCGTCAGCGACAAGCCCCTGCATGGCGAGTTGAAGCTGCCGGGAATGGCGTCGGATTTCTATAAGACTCAGGTGGCGCGCCACCTGATGATCGGGATAAGAGCCATGGAACATCTCCGCTCAATGCCCCTTGAGAGGATCCATAGCCGCAAATTGCGTAGCTTCGACGAAACAGCCTTCCTCTGA